The nucleotide sequence AACTCCgccagcggctgcggcagctcgtCCTCCGCGTCCTCTGCTTCACCTCTGAACTCGAAGTTCATCATCACGCAGGCGGAGACGTACGGGGCGTTGATTTACCTGACAGTGGCACGTCGTAGCGCTGTGAAGGCCGCTACCGAGCAGGCGGCGAGTCGTTATTGCCAGCTCTTCAGCGGCGATGAACTGGAGCGAAAGATGTACCAGCGTTGCAACGAGCCGGCTGTCTATGTGCTTCATCTTGGTTGCACAAGTCCGCTGGCAGCGCCTACTTCCAAGGGACTCctcgccggcggtggcgcctaCGTGCTCAAAGCGGTGCCAAAGGAAAGGCCGCACCAGACAAGCGCGCATCagggcggcagtgctgcatcGGCAAACACcggcgcggtggcgctgaGCATTCGCGCCCATCCcttggcgccgctgctgctgctgctgctgaacgaGTCGGAAGTGCAGGTGTACGCTAtcgacggcgacggtgggGAAGTAACCCCGAAGAAGGCGCAGCTGATCGTCTCCGCcgcaccatcgccatcacGTTCCTCAGTGCGATCAGCAAAAtctcagcagctgcagcctaTAATTGACGCACAATTCGctccctccgccgccgtcctGGTGCCGTGCGACGGCGCCAGtcactcgtcctcctcacGCAAGTGGATCTGCCGCAATGTGCAAATCCTTCTCGTGACTCCGACGCGGCTGCGCCTCCTGTGCACGcgggccgccgccaccacggcaggcgtGAGCAGCGCGGACGTTGGCGGCATCGTAGCCACGGATCGTGCCTTCTACACCTCGCCGCTcacatccgcagcgacgtCCTCGCCAGCGGTAGCGGCCTCACGCGTCAcatttgtgcgtgtgtggacgTGGCTGGGGTCTCCTGACACCTTTTTTGCTCTACAGAGCGACCGGGTGCTCGTGGAGTTGTCGTGCAATGACTTCATCTCGGCCAGCATGAAGGTGCTATCAGTGCGCAgtcgccgcctccttccACCACACACGGTGACGTGGCTGGCCAGTGGCAGCTTCGTGGAGGACGCGGGGAACTCAGCAAGCGTGAAGAACTGGCGGCTCACCCCATCCTCACCGGCTATGAACCGCGTAGATGACTGTGTCACAGCTGCTGATGGTGGTCGTGCTGCGGGGCTGTCCTGTGTGCAGTGGCCCGATGTGTTGCCGCTGTGGGAACGCAGTGCCATACTGAACGGCGCCTTTGCCCCCTTCCTACCGGCCACTCACAGTGAGGACCCACACACGCTGATCTTCTCCCGCCTCACAGGGCTCAttcgaggcagcgctgctacacgtggagaagaggcgaaggcAGAGTCAGACGCTGGGGACGACACCAGCGCAGGCAGCGACGTCTTTCACCTCTCGCTGCTGGCAGACACCGACACTGTCAGCAGTCGTTGCATCTGCGTCCGTCTGTGCCTGACCCCGAAGCCTTCGCTCACGTCCATATCCACAGCTGCCCGACCGGGTCGGACGCTGCATCCGAACCAGGAGAGCGTGAATGTGAGCGTTGCTCGACTTCTGTGCAACTCCACCGGACCGTTGCTCTTGGGGCTTGAGCACGGCTTCTACTTTGTCGGCAGCCGCACCGAGAGCGCCTATGCGGATTATCCCTTCCTCATCGCCGGTCTGCTTTATCTTGACAGCCTCGTAGAGAGTGAGGTCAGCGGTGACTGCGCCGGCCGCGCGGCGCGCCTGCGTGCTGCCATGGTATGCCTGCCTGCAGACAAACATGCCCTGCGTCGACTGTACAAGCTAGCACGCCAAAGCCCAGAGGGCGACAAGCAGGGCAACCTCGCAGGCATCGCCGTCGCGCCAACCAGCGAGCTCAAGCGCGCCGTCCTGcaagcggtgcagcgcacgCAGATTCACCCGCTGCCTGTACCTCAGCTCGATTTCGAGGGATGCCGGTCGTCGTCTGCCCCGCTcgcgaagcagctgctgggcTGCGCCTTCCAGCTAAGCAACGACGGCGTGGtcccgtgtgtgtggagccTGTGGGCACCGCTACCAGAGGCGGCCTTAACGTCGTCCTCGAAGCCTGCCgcgacggcgccaccgtCACACCAGCAGCCGGTGCAGCTCATCATGCAGTCTTACTACGTTGCCGCGGACAcgcaggagctgcgctggcggccgcCTGAGCTGGTGTATATGGACGACCTGCTGGTCGCAAACCCATCTCAAGTCTTTACCCTCAGCAGTGTTTTGGCGAACGCGTCCACTAGTGTCTCATGGGCgtccgccgcagcagcggtacctCCGCCATACAAATCCGTCGAGGACATCCTCCTCGACATCGACCCTGCCGTGGTGACGCGGCTGTTCCTGTACTACGCTGACCGCAAGGTATTGGTGCTCGCCACGGTCGAGACAGGCAGCAGAAGTCGCAACCGCACCGAGGCAGGCGGCGTGATGGACGACATGTACAACTTCGCCAGCCGCGCCACCAACGGACGATTCATGGGAGGGAAGCTCTTCACAGGTGGGCAAGACGACGCTGTCGGTGAGAATCGACAGCGTCTCTGCCTGATACCgcacgccgcggcggagatgaATCAATGGAAGGCGGACAATACCGCCGAGTCCCTGAGCTGCTCGCTGCTGGCGTCCGTGCAGCTGAGCGCGGTAATGGTGAGCGACCATGGTGATCCTGCCCTGCAGGTCGCAGTCGTGTCGCGCCGCTTTGGCGTGGCACTGGCGGTGTTCCCACTGCCAGGACGCCGTGGTGTCGCCCGCGTGTCGGCGTCACTTCTGCCGGTGCAAGTGCATCTATGCCGCCGCTGGGATGAACTGCTGTGCGTGAAGCCCGCGGTAAACACCCAGCTGGAGGAAAGCGAAGGCGGCCGGAGCGACGCCAGTGCCATCGGAGGAGGAATCCCTAACTCGGTGTCGACATCCCCTCTGGTGCGCCGGTATAGAGCTTGGGTGGACACGGTGACACACTCGGCGTCGACGTACGCCTCGGTGCCGCTAGCACTGTGGGTGTGGTCACCGGCGTGGCCAGGGGAAGACGAGGTGAAAGGCGAGAAAGCcacttcagcagctgcagcagcgagcccagtgctccttctccagcgtgGGCTTGCGCTCTACGTGCTGCACGtccgtggcgctgctgtgcaaATGTGCGCCTCCCTGCCGCACTGCTCACCCCTGCAAGTGGTGCCCTGCACAtcgacggtggcggcaggtGGAAGGAGGGAACTCTATCTCCAGCATAGCACCCACCTCTCTTTGGTTGCACGTAGCCGACtactgcggcagctgcagctgcaatACACCCggtacagcagcacgccCATCCCCGCGCCAGCAGCAAAAGGCGGCAAAGCGAAGTGGTTCAAGAAGTTCGTGCACCACGCACGatccagcaccgctgcgcgaCTGCGACTGAAGGAGCAGCCGCACATAGTGGagtggctgcagcgcgtctACGCCCCGGCGGTAAGCGACCTCGCCTACGAGTCCCCTTCCCAGTCTTCGGGCTCTGCGGAATCGACGCAGATGAGCGCGGTGCTGTGGCAGCTGACAGGTACCGGCACCACGCACATCGGTAGCGTGCTCCACGTGAACGTGACTCATTTGCTTCGCCTGACGACACTTGCGGTAGAGGCGCTGGTGGCCAGTCAAGCCATGCAACAGCTCGTCGTCTCTGCAGGAACGCTGACTgcctcgctgcagcagaaCCTGCAGCACATCACAACCGTCTTGGAGCGTAACAACGatggagacgacgacgacgacggtgtaGCCGAGCCGAGGACTCTGCGGGGCAGCTGGGCTGTGGCGGAGGCACTGGCTCGACTGCCGCTGGCCTGTGTGACCTGGGCTCTGTCCCAGGAAGCcgtgcacgctgctgcacaagccgcggcgccgtctaACGTAGCGCGCGAAGGGGTGCGGGACCCGTCGCGGCAGAGTTGCGCGTCAGCGgtacggcggtggtggtggctcGTGATGCGCTCCAGCTCCCTCGTCTTGGCTGTGAATAgggcacacgcagaggaaGCGCATCGAGCGCTGAATCATGTCCTCGATGTAATCCCTGTCAACTCTGCGTTTCTACAGCCTATGTCGATGGCTGCCGGTGCCTCTTCGCCACCAACGTTGCGCAGAGATAACCGTGATGAGGCCGAGGCAGTGGGTGCTGTGACACAGGCACTCCTACTGTGCTCGCCGAAGCTTATGCCGCACAgcgtgccgcagctcctgcaATTCAgcgatggcagcagcgcctctgtatcatcgctgctgcagcagcagcaaaagcGTCTTCATGCggccgtggcagcagcgcttgAAACGCTCGGCGCCAAGGACAGCGAGGCGGGTGCCGATGAAACGGCTCCTCTCGCCTCGCTCTTCTCGACGGTCGGCATGGATGGCGTGCACTGGACGCACGCGGTGTACTACACAAATCTGCTTGGGCATCTGCGTCACCTCGCGTCACCGGAGGCGGCGATGGAGATGCCTGTGCGTGAGTTCGCGTCACAGTGCATTAAGAGCGCCGACGACGCTGTGgagagcgctgccgcagcgatgcTCGAAGTCGCCACTGAGATCGTCGGGGTTTTGCTTGGTGACGTGGTCGATGTctcggcggcgtcgcgctCGCGTATGGCGACGGCCGTGGCGCAGAGCATGTGCAAAAGACAtcaagcgctgcagcagcgtcacactGGGGTGTCGAAGGGAGCCGCTGGTCGCAGCGCTGGGGCAACGGACGGGCCGCCGATGGAGGAAGACGCGTACTTCCTCGAGCACATTCCGGTGGATACGCTGCGGCACTGCCTCTACGAGTCCCAGTGGCGAGACTTATATGGTACCTTTGCATACCCAACCCGCTACTTCTTTCGCTCAACCATGAGGGTCCGTACAGGGAAGCCGGCAGAGTCCGCCGTcgtgacagcagcgccgctgcactaCACTGCGGCTGATCTACCGTATCAAGTGCTTTACGATTCACACAATACAGCAGCCATGCAGAGGATACAAACGCCACACGCAGACCCGAATGCGCCTGGCGCTATGGCGGCTACCAGCGGGCTCAATGATGGGCAAAGACGCGTGATGAATGTGCTCCTGACAGAGCAGTCGGCGGCTAGTGGCAGTGCCGCGGTGGCTCCTCAGGccgtggagctgctgcccaCGTCATCCACACCCAGGTTTTCGCTGGAGCTCGGTGGAgagcagcacagcggcagtacacagcagcagtccaCTCCGCTGTCCCCCCGAACCGCAATCGCCAAGGAAGAGGACGCCCTACACGTGGCATACCGCGACGCCTTTGCGGCAGAAGATGAGAAGGAAGCCCAGGCAAgagcgcagcaacagcagtggTCGAATAGCGCCGGCTATAACCTGCACAACGACCCCCTCCTGCAGGAATTTAAAGCCTGGCTCAACGCCCAAGGCACAGAGGAGACCGTGagcgcctccaccacacAGCGGCGCAAGCAGCAGGACGATGAGCGTCAGTGGGTGCCAAGCCCATCGGCCTTCGCCTCATCCACAAGACGCGTTGCACGCGATCACGGAGACCCCGCCGCCCCTGGGATCACCACCGGTAGCGCAGGTGCAACGGAGGTAGAGGCTGTCTCCGCCCGCCTGTATGACCCTGGGCCGACCCAGCAAGAGCTCTTTACGCGATTCATGTCGGATGACTGACGCGTCATGTCAATCGCTTGTCCTTCcagcccacccccactcctcTTCTACAGAGCTGtcgactgtgtgtgtgggtgtgtggagggaATGGGAGTgggagtgagtgagtgagttGATTCGTCTttggctgcagcgcctttcTTTGCGCGCCCCATTAGGCACTTGTTTAGAGGGAGGCCTTGACCACTGTTGCCGCGCTCTGTGCGGACCGAGGAAGAGAACGTAAGAGCACACGTacgagtgaaagagagagggggagggggacaccAGAGGCAAGAAGAAACGGCCACGATGGATGGGGAGATGCCCCAACGCCCACAGCaatttcccccccccccaatgtGCATGCCTGTATGGGAGTGAGTCTCCTCTTTGGCCGCCCCTTGTCAAGTGTAACTATGGCGGAGCGAGAGATGCGTGCTCCGCCACAAACGCACCAAGCTGAAGTGTCGTTGAGCCGGTCTCTTCGCCCActctgctctcttctcccctcatctcttgcttctcttcgtctgttgcggcgcgtgtgcgtgcggcgcCACATTTtcctcacacccacacgccgTGGCACCGAAACTGCCACCCACCCATGCAGAGACACCTCATTAACAACGGTGCAACTCGCGGGGCAGCAGGTGCCCCACGCCcacaccccttctctctttctcggtTCCTTTTTGAGCGTCCATGTCTGTGATCGGCGTCTTCACCAAGGGGCGGGCAACGGGGCACCCTTCGGTGGTGTCGGTGCTGCGCTACAtcccgcgcgcgcgcgtgccgtGGCAGCCGAGCCGCTTCGGTCGCGAGAACCTCGCTGACGACGACATGGCGCAGCTCTGGGGCACGGGTCGCTACCGCACCGGGCCTGGTAACTACAACAGCGGCTACAGCACCaagaagacacacacgctaGAGGACAACACCATCAGCATAATCCCGAAGCATGAGCTGGAGAAGTTCATGCCGGATATCTCGCTAGGGTCGAAAGCGCTCGTGACGCCGGTCTCGTTGATGAACGCCCGTAACGGCCACCGCGTCACCCACGACCTCATCCACTCCTACGACCCGTACATTGGCCGGCTGCAGAGACCCGCGGTGGTGGACCACGACAACGTTACTGTGGAAGACCCGAACCGTGTCGGCCTTAATGCCGCCACACTGGACTGCCGCGCCCGCATCTACCGCTGGCTCCGTCGCGGCCCGTTCTTTCAGGAGGACAACTACTTCCGACGCTCGAcaaagctgcagcgcaacggCCCAGTTCCGGTCTCCGTGCACGAAGTTCCGCTAATGAAACGAATTATCCGCCTCGCCCGGGGGGGTCATCTGAAGGCGGCGTGCGAGGAATACCGGCGCGTGACGTCGGTGCCGCCGGTGGATGTGTATCGCGCGCTGACGGCTGCTTGCATCCCTGGCGCCAAGCTGGCGGATGCGATTGCCATCTTTGAAGATGGCAACTCGCGGCTCTTTTACGTCGCGCGAGATGGAGAAGTGCTGCATaacgtgctgcgctgcgccatcCGCGCAAAGCACCGCGTGCGGGTGATGTGGGTGTACAACGTCATGGTGGGCCGCCGCTACGAGAACGTCATTGTAAGGGCAGAGGTAGACGTGATCTGGCGCTACCGCATCGCGAGTTTGGCGCTGGAGTACCTGCTGGACAACAACgccggcgaggaggcgcgcgtCGTGTACGACTACCTCGTCGAGAACAAGTTGGTGGACTGTGACCTGCACGTGCGACTCGGCCACGTCATACAGCAAGCGCTCAAGGAGGGGAAGACAGTGCACGTGCAGCAGGATGCCCTCGACGGTATGGCGTTATCGCGGAATGTGGTGGCTGTAGCGCCGCAGGTGGCCGTCGCGCTATACGCACGGTATCTGGAGAACATGAAGGAGGGCGCGGCCTGGACGGACGCGCGCGGCTTACCGCTGACAGACCCAACCAAGACAGACGCGGACACcaatggcgctgcagcggtcgCATGGATGAAGGCGGCTTTCCCAGATATCGATCCcgccgcggtgctgcgcctcgctCGCTTCCGGCGCAGCTCGAAGGATCTCATGGCGAAAGACAGGTCCGTCTACGTGCAGCGTGCGGCACAGTGGGTGGAACTGCTCAGCTCGGCACACCAGGCCCGCGAGGAGGTCCCACTTACGTACCTACGTAAGTCACGCCCATCGATTACCAACCCGAACGTGCGAGTGGCGTGGCTGccggagcggcagcgcgcgcacgcgctgctCGCCAGCGATGAAGGTTTCAAGTTTGCCTACAGCGGGCCGCAGACCCGCTTTGTGGAGGAAACGTTTGCGTACGCCGAGAACACGCTGCAGAGTCGCTaccttgcgcagcagcccgTTCACACGGAAGTGACAGCGAGCGTGGCCCtgggtgcagcggcgcttgcGGTTGAcagtagcagcggcagcgcagcacctcaCATTCCGGGGTCACCGGCAGTATCCCGAATCCTACACACCTCTGTCCTCGTTGATGGGTCGCtaagcggcagcagcggtagcggTATTGCGGCGCTGCGTTCTGGAGGCAGCGAGTCTGTCAAGGCAACGGCGAGCCCTACAGCGGGCATCAGCGGTCGACCGTCGTCAACGAACGGTAGGGCTGACTTGGACGACGCACACTTCTAGGTTGGTGCAGGACAgcgctcgtgtgtgtgtgtgtgtgcgtggctaACGTGGTATCTTTTTCGTTGGTTTGTTTTGGTCTCTTTCACGTATGCGCTGATGTCCTGGGGCGTTGTGgctccagctgctgtgcgatgtgtggggagagggaggaagggaggggggattTACGTGTCCATCACAGGCCTAAGTATGCCATCATCCTCCCTGTCGatggaagaagaggaaagggggtaTCCGTGCGGCTCGTGTGTGTACCTCTCAGGctgccccacccctcctcccaccacgcacacgcgcggagAGTGAAGTCCTCAAGGCAAAGAGGCACCTGCACCGGAAGTGATAAGAAGAAACGACCCTCCTCACCCGTGGCCATGCAAGTTTGCAGTCGTCTGCGCGCTGGCCCATGCAAAGCTCCTTCTCTCGGCTTTTTCTCCTGTGACCAATGCACATACGTGTATGTATGTGCATCGATTACCGGATGTCGTctgccttccctctctccctcgcgctCACTCGCCGCGTACACACCAagtgcggctgctgttgccggtGTCtggtgcccccctccctcacctcccaccaccatcactcACCCATCTTCTCAGTCAGCTGAAGTACAGGTGGTACACACAACACATAAGCCATACGCACAGATACCCACACATAGAAACTCCGCATTGAAGGGACGCTCCTTGTAACTCAGAAGTGACACTCGCTCAGCACcgttcctcccccccccccatacacCCTATCTAATCCCCCACAGCTCAGAAGAAATcacgaggaggtggacaaCAATGTTGAACCGGCACGGCACACGGCTGGACCTCGGCACTGCCGAAGACATTGCCGAGCTTAACGCCGCCGAGTCACTTTTGCGAACCTCCTACAAGTCTTCCACTgtggtgggcagcagcagtggtggtggtgttagCGGTGCGAACCCTGGGATCCGCGGTGGTGGTTACTACACACGTGCGACACCCTCTGCGCTCGGGCACCTTCAGGCCAGCGACAACGACACCtacggcggtggtgtctcGTCGATCGGTGCAGGAAGCGTGGGCGCATGTGCTTTTTGTGCCTCCCCACCCAGGACCGCCACAGTAGCCACTGATTTTTCCGGTCCAGTGGTTGGTGGAGTTACGAGGAGTAGCGTCGGCAGCACTTCcggcacggcggcagcaagcggcgccgctgcaccgccgcacgTGAACCTTGGCTACTTCACCAGGCATCGCAGTAGCAGCCTCAGCCCCGCTGGGATCGCaccagccccctcccctgccagTGCCTACGCACAGCGAGTTCTTTATGCTGACGGACATGCCAGaagtgaagagggaagcCCTTCCGGCCGTACCGTGGGGATGAGCAGCGCTGGAGCAACTGGAGTGGTGCCGTCCTCGAGCAGTGGCAtgcgagcagcggcgccggcctTCTACCGCCCTCAGATGAGCATGGAGGGTGCCATGTACCGTGCAGGCACGGCCACAGTCTGTGGGGCAGAGGAAGACAAGGACCGTGAGGGCAGCGAAGAGATAGCGGAGCCGGAGCCCGACATGGAGCGCGGCCGATCCTCTGTACACGgatttttttcccctcctaGGATGGTGACTTCACACTCTCCCACggtggccaccgccgccgtcgacgCCCGCTTTACTCGTCCGCAGCAGCCTTACCGCGAGCATGGGTCGCCTTACACATACCATCCCCCGCACGACTCGGTAGCGTCAGCCCGCGCAGAAGTCATGcgcggaggcagaggcggcgggcAAGGAAGACGTGGAGATGACAAGGAGGACAGCGAAGAGGCTCCAGCGCGGCCGAGCAGAGTGTCGGGGCGCCATCATTTCCTACAGACTGATACACCGTGAGCATTCATCGATTCCACACAGCCTCCCCGCCCCTTCCTCAGCCCCCGTCTTGATTCCGCAGGTACGCACGTACACCCtcaagagggggagggggcggacGGCGTTGAAgtgtgcctgcgtggcgGAAACATGAACGAAGTGATGAAGGCAACAGAAGACGCTGTGGTGTGGAGGTAGTCGTGGTGCGCTCTACCCTCTAcctgtgtgtgggggagagagagagaaggggggaggttGTCCCTCCCTACCCGCGGCTTTTCTATCGCCACCGATGTCGTTCCTTCGCTTTGCTCTCGAGATGGATGCAAAAATGCACCAGGTAATAGCGCACAAGCCTACAGCCAACATAAAAGAACacagaagcacacgcacctgTGAAGTCGTCAATGTCCGTGGGTGCGCTTGCTGGTCAGTGCCCTTCAAACGAAAAACGAAGGAGGGCAAAGAGGACCAGACtcgtctcttctcttcctcgctgtCTGTCTTGGCCACCACCCCCAATCCCCTACCTCgcacctgtgtgtgcgtgtgtgttgctaCGCTGTGCGTTTAGGCTGAAGGCTGGAGAACGAGTATAAGTGGGCTCTGCCAttctgctgctgtccacgcaccaacacacacgcatgtacGCAACCCACGATGCTCTCTCCACTCCTACatctttcctccccctccccgctcctTTCTTCGGCCTTTGGCGTCCTACTTCGTTGCTTTTCCTGTTGAACCGGATCCCTGTGCGTgggcacacatacacacgcctccccctctctcgatAGATAAGCAGGTGGCAGTGGGTACGCATCTCTGTCAATATCGTCTTCCGATCCTTGAGAGCTCCCGTCTCTCTTCGGCTCGCGCTCTCTGCTCACGCCTTCCGACTTTCAGCCTATCGGCGATTCATCTCCACCTCTGTGCATTGCGTGGATGGGTGCACcaggagaaaagaaaagagaatcAAATTCCCAAAAATGACGACTGAGGAGAAACGTGAGGGGAAGTAGCAGCGTCGGAGGCGAGAGGAGGTGTGTTCGACGCAGGCTTACCGCGTCAGGCTCGTTCCGCTCTCTGCGTCTTcgtttcccctcctcccgcaTTCCTTCTCAGCTGAAGTACGTTGTTTcgcagccgtcgctgccctATGTGAGCACAGCTTTTCAGCTcatacgtctctctcttgttctctctctctcctgcatCACCCTCGCGGTTTcacctctttttccctccccgccccctATCTTCCTCTCAGCTCTTCCCTCGTAGTTGCTCCTGCCCTCCTCACCTTTGCCTTTCTCTATCAAACCTACTAGTACCACCACTGAAGCATCTAAGGCATCAGCACCACGGCCAACATCCAGAGGAGCGTCACTGAggctccctctcccccacacacagacacagaaACACAGGCATACACAGCTATAGTTatacgcacacatacacacgtcAGCGATCCACCCAGCCCTcgcagccccccctccctccacctccctcccttccccttttaCCCACGCGCCATTGTAAAAATTACGACCGCATAAACAACAGGAGAAGGAAACGCTCAGAAGAGACGCAGACGCCGCGATGAACTTCCTTGGCGCTTCTATCCGCAAAGGTGGCATCCACCGCAAGGACAGGGGATTCTCGTCCAAGAACAAGGTGCAGCAATACCACGACGATGGAACCGAGTCCATCATCGTCATGGGCCGCCCGTTCCGCGTGCTGCAGAAAATCAGCGACTTACCGCCGCCGTACATGGTAGGTCGCCAGCGCTCCTCCAAGTACGGTGCGGGCGGTAGCTCCTATGTTTACCTGGTGGAAAACTCGAGTCACCTCCCCGAGTTCCCGCGGCATATGGCGCTGAAGCGGTCGTTCTTCGGGGTCGACCAGGTTGCGGAGGCGCACAAGGAGGTCGATATCGTCTCTCGCATCTCTGACAAAAACATTGCACGTGTGTTTCACAGCGAGATCTCGCGCAATGAAGGACGCCTCGGCGTCAGCATTGCGATGGAGTACTGCTCCAACAACCTTTACCGCCgcatccgcagcagcaccggcaccggcgccggcaCCCGACTGACCGAGGGCGAGATCTGTCACGTCTTGTGCGCCGTGACGAGCGCTGTCGGGTAcctgcacacgcagcagccacccATCGCGCACCGTGACATCCGCCCCGAGAACATCCTCATCAACAACAAGCGCACTGGTCCCGCGGCGTACAAGCTGACGAACTTCAGCAACGCCTCCACGGAAGCGTACCACTGTGAGACCCGCGAGGAGGCGAACATCGCGATTGCGGATATTCAGATACATACAAGCCCGGCCTTCCGCTCGCCGGAGATGTCGGACCCGTGGAGCAAAAAGCGCATTTGTGAGAAGTCAGACATGTGGTCCATTGGCGTGCTGCTCTACTACATGATGTACCTGCGCCTCCCCTTCGACCCAAGCATCAGCTTTAGCAAGGAGAACTGGGTCATCCACTACCCCCACGAAACGATAGGCTCCTACACGGGGTCGCTCCACGTCATTCTTGAGCACCTGCTGGACCCCAACCCGGACTCCCGCTGGGACGTCTTCGCGCTAACCAACTACATACGCTTCGACGAGGACTgcagccgccacctcggCACCTTCTGTTTCACCATGACCGAGTGGCCGGAAGGGTGGGAAGAGCAGGAGGTGAGGGTGGTAGGAcgcaccgcgccgccgaAGGCTCCGCGAGTCTCGTACAGCAGCCCCAGGCGCGAGCAGCTGGGCAACCTCGGCGACGGCTATGGCGACGGCTTCAGCTACATCAAAAATGACTACTCCACTGGTCGCTATGATATCCCGCCCTCGTCCACTGTGCGAAACCGCGTTAGCGGTGGCAATGTCGATGCAGTGCAGGAGGCGATGATAGTCCTCGGTAGCGACCCAGTCGATGACGACCCCGAGTTGGCTGAGTACCGCAAGCAGATCGTCaaggagcaagaggaggcgTGGGAGCAAGCCAAGGCGGAGGCTGGTTACCGAGCCTCTCTGCCAGCAAATTCCCAGAATAACGACGCGGAACCTGCTCTCACCGATAATGCAGACAACGAGACCGAGAAGAAGGACGTCTTTGACGACCTCTTCGCTGCTCCGTCTCCGGTACTGGACCCAACTCCTCCTATCCCCAGCCCCTCAGCGCCGCTCCCGACTCCTCAGCAGCCGAAGGAGGACATATTCAGCACCAATGATCTTTTCAGTGCTCCGGTGCCACAGGCACAGTCGTCGCCCTCGGTGATGATAAACCCCTATGGCCAAGCCcctcagccgcagcaggcggtggcgatgAGCGGCTGGAGTAGTGGGGCACCTGTGATTCCCAGTGGCGGGTATCCGat is from Leishmania braziliensis MHOM/BR/75/M2904 complete genome, chromosome 15 and encodes:
- a CDS encoding putative protein kinase; translation: MNFLGASIRKGGIHRKDRGFSSKNKVQQYHDDGTESIIVMGRPFRVLQKISDLPPPYMVGRQRSSKYGAGGSSYVYLVENSSHLPEFPRHMALKRSFFGVDQVAEAHKEVDIVSRISDKNIARVFHSEISRNEGRLGVSIAMEYCSNNLYRRIRSSTGTGAGTRLTEGEICHVLCAVTSAVGYLHTQQPPIAHRDIRPENILINNKRTGPAAYKLTNFSNASTEAYHCETREEANIAIADIQIHTSPAFRSPEMSDPWSKKRICEKSDMWSIGVLLYYMMYLRLPFDPSISFSKENWVIHYPHETIGSYTGSLHVILEHLLDPNPDSRWDVFALTNYIRFDEDCSRHLGTFCFTMTEWPEGWEEQEVRVVGRTAPPKAPRVSYSSPRREQLGNLGDGYGDGFSYIKNDYSTGRYDIPPSSTVRNRVSGGNVDAVQEAMIVLGSDPVDDDPELAEYRKQIVKEQEEAWEQAKAEAGYRASLPANSQNNDAEPALTDNADNETEKKDVFDDLFAAPSPVLDPTPPIPSPSAPLPTPQQPKEDIFSTNDLFSAPVPQAQSSPSVMINPYGQAPQPQQAVAMSGWSSGAPVIPSGGYPMQHQQQQAPWGYGGSNPNVYAPPQQEGFQGGYPMQQQQQQQQSINFMAPSPGQKATNAPPVLDTTKPASPKKDPFADLFN